One window from the genome of Acidimicrobiales bacterium encodes:
- a CDS encoding AMP-binding protein gives MDFSLPAICNAVANAYPDRECLVFRGRRFTWADTVDRARRLAVILAAEGLGIHGTLDTTSYASPHDQVALYLLNGNEYLEGMLGSYWARTAPVNINYRYVAEELSYVLRDSGAAAILYHGRYADTLREVLPDLPSLRLLLRVDDGSGDELLPGAVDYEAALVAADPDEARDDWSPDDLYILYTGGTTGYPKGVLWRQSDFLVGCTGLRRRDGSDFGSLDELVERAARGERLRTLPAPPLMHGAAHWNALSTWCSGGTVVMQDDVVRLDPADVLDTCEREQVTSLLIVGDAFARPLLDEQHRKPRDLSRLRFLITGGAILSAAAKAQFLEAVPDLQIIDVYGSSESGRQAVARSATGTDNGGAGFAREDTAVVLSADLDRVLSPGDDEVGWLAQGGRVPLGYLGDPDKSARTFPTVGGVRYSVPGDRARLRRDGTVEMLGRDSVTINSGGEKIFAEEVENALKHHRDVYDVLVVGRESARWGQEVVAVVQVRVGRNPADDDLSAAAASHVARYKLPKAYVRVPHIVRSPSGKPDYTWARGVATDGVSEATHAND, from the coding sequence ATGGACTTCTCCCTCCCCGCGATCTGCAACGCGGTCGCCAACGCCTACCCCGACCGCGAGTGCCTGGTTTTCCGGGGGCGGCGCTTCACCTGGGCCGACACCGTGGACCGTGCACGTCGCCTGGCGGTCATCCTGGCAGCGGAGGGCCTCGGGATCCACGGGACGCTCGACACCACCAGCTATGCGTCGCCCCACGACCAGGTCGCCCTCTACCTGCTGAACGGGAACGAGTACCTCGAAGGGATGCTCGGCTCGTATTGGGCCCGCACCGCACCCGTGAACATCAACTACCGGTACGTGGCCGAGGAGCTGTCGTACGTCCTGCGGGACTCCGGCGCCGCCGCGATCCTCTACCACGGCCGATACGCCGACACGCTCCGCGAAGTGTTGCCAGACCTGCCGTCGCTGCGCCTGCTGCTCCGGGTCGACGACGGCTCGGGCGACGAGCTGCTCCCCGGCGCGGTCGACTACGAGGCCGCGCTCGTCGCCGCCGATCCCGACGAGGCCCGCGACGACTGGTCGCCCGACGACCTCTACATCCTCTACACGGGCGGCACCACCGGCTACCCCAAGGGAGTGCTGTGGCGCCAGAGCGACTTCCTCGTCGGCTGCACCGGGCTGCGACGGCGCGACGGCAGCGACTTCGGATCGCTCGACGAGCTGGTGGAGCGGGCCGCCCGCGGGGAGCGCCTCCGCACCCTGCCGGCACCGCCCCTCATGCACGGCGCAGCCCACTGGAACGCGCTGTCGACCTGGTGCTCAGGCGGCACGGTGGTCATGCAGGACGACGTCGTGCGCCTCGACCCCGCCGACGTGCTCGACACCTGCGAGCGCGAGCAGGTGACGTCGCTGCTCATCGTCGGCGACGCGTTCGCGCGGCCGCTGCTCGACGAGCAGCACCGCAAACCACGCGACTTGTCGCGCTTGCGCTTCTTGATCACCGGCGGGGCCATCCTCTCCGCGGCCGCCAAGGCGCAGTTCCTCGAGGCGGTGCCCGACCTCCAGATCATCGACGTGTACGGGTCGTCGGAGTCCGGTCGCCAAGCCGTTGCACGCAGCGCCACCGGCACTGATAACGGTGGCGCCGGGTTCGCCAGAGAGGACACGGCGGTGGTGTTGTCCGCCGACCTCGACCGGGTGCTGTCGCCCGGCGACGATGAGGTGGGCTGGCTGGCACAGGGCGGGCGGGTGCCGTTGGGCTACCTGGGTGATCCCGACAAGTCCGCCCGGACCTTCCCCACCGTCGGCGGTGTGCGCTACTCGGTGCCGGGCGACCGTGCGCGGCTCCGGCGTGACGGCACGGTCGAGATGCTCGGTCGCGATTCGGTCACCATCAACTCCGGCGGGGAGAAGATCTTCGCCGAGGAGGTCGAGAACGCGCTCAAGCACCACCGTGACGTCTACGACGTCCTCGTGGTCGGCCGGGAGAGCGCGCGTTGGGGGCAGGAGGTCGTGGCGGTCGTGCAGGTCCGCGTGGGCCGCAACCCCGCCGACGATGACCTGTCGGCCGCGGCGGCGTCACATGTCGCCCGCTACAAGCTCCCGAAGGCCTACGTCCGTGTTCCCCACATCGTCCGCAGTCCGAGCGGCAAACCCGATTACACGTGGGCGCGCGGCGTCGCTACGGACGGTGTTTCGGAGGCCACCCACGCGAACGACTGA
- a CDS encoding enoyl-CoA hydratase-related protein, translating into MATVRVEQPRPGVTLVTLDRPDRLNAMTAELVEELHAALDTIRADRECRVVVLTGAGRGFCAGLDLTGYGVPPGGDTSNSPQARLTVQQHIASLVPKLRGLRQPVIAAVNGAAAGGGFALALASDVRVAAASAKFNVAFVRIGLSGCDIGVSWLLPRLIGASKAFELLLTGRFVQADEAERIGLVSKVVGDGEVLDAALGLADLIVANSPFGVWMTKEVMWSQLEVPSLTAGIDLENRTQIVATFTEDHPEALRSFLERRPPQFENR; encoded by the coding sequence ATGGCCACCGTTCGTGTCGAACAGCCCCGTCCGGGGGTCACGTTGGTGACCCTCGACCGCCCAGATCGCCTCAACGCCATGACCGCGGAGCTGGTCGAGGAGCTCCACGCCGCCCTCGACACGATCCGCGCGGACCGGGAGTGCCGGGTGGTGGTGCTGACGGGCGCCGGGCGGGGGTTCTGTGCCGGGCTCGACCTCACCGGCTACGGCGTGCCGCCCGGCGGCGACACTTCCAACAGCCCCCAGGCTCGTCTCACGGTGCAGCAGCACATCGCCTCGCTGGTGCCGAAACTGCGGGGCCTGCGTCAGCCGGTGATCGCGGCGGTGAACGGAGCGGCGGCCGGCGGTGGTTTCGCGCTGGCGCTCGCCAGCGACGTGCGGGTGGCGGCCGCGTCGGCCAAGTTCAACGTGGCGTTCGTGCGCATCGGGCTGTCCGGTTGCGACATCGGGGTGAGCTGGTTGCTGCCACGCCTCATCGGGGCCTCCAAGGCGTTCGAGCTCTTGCTGACCGGGCGGTTCGTGCAAGCGGACGAGGCCGAGCGCATCGGCTTGGTGAGCAAGGTGGTGGGCGACGGAGAGGTGCTGGACGCCGCGTTGGGCCTGGCTGATCTGATCGTGGCGAACAGCCCGTTCGGCGTGTGGATGACCAAGGAGGTGATGTGGTCGCAGCTCGAGGTCCCGAGCTTGACTGCGGGAATCGACCTGGAGAACCGCACGCAGATCGTGGCCACCTTCACCGAAGACCACCCCGAAGCGCTCCGTTCCTTCCTCGAGCGACGACCGCCGCAGTTCGAGAACCGCTGA
- a CDS encoding DUF983 domain-containing protein: MSEQPVAVARPRTLAWRALRLRCARCGAPHVMQDWFHLRKRCPGCGWEFERVEGAFLGSYLINLCLILTVLFVVCFTFLLVKNAWPSSSYVPALVIALAAAVGVPIFGYPFSKTGWVAIEVGLGGHDLMAEIEAALAAERSVRDRLPGDDDDGEADGGRGGEPQGGR, encoded by the coding sequence ATGTCGGAGCAGCCCGTAGCGGTCGCTCGTCCTCGCACGCTCGCCTGGCGGGCGCTCCGCCTTCGTTGCGCCCGGTGCGGCGCCCCGCACGTGATGCAGGACTGGTTCCACCTGCGCAAGCGGTGCCCGGGCTGCGGATGGGAGTTCGAGCGCGTGGAAGGCGCGTTCTTGGGTTCCTACCTGATCAACTTGTGCCTGATCCTGACCGTGCTGTTCGTCGTGTGCTTCACGTTCCTGCTCGTGAAGAACGCCTGGCCGTCGTCGAGTTACGTGCCGGCCCTGGTGATCGCCTTGGCCGCCGCGGTGGGCGTGCCGATCTTCGGTTACCCGTTCTCGAAGACCGGGTGGGTGGCGATCGAGGTCGGCCTCGGCGGCCATGACCTCATGGCCGAGATCGAAGCCGCGCTGGCCGCCGAGCGATCCGTGCGGGATCGCCTCCCTGGGGACGACGACGATGGCGAAGCCGACGGTGGACGTGGCGGAGAGCCGCAGGGCGGCCGATAG
- a CDS encoding peptidylprolyl isomerase has protein sequence MAQPPEMQIDLDTVYEVTLDTDRGRIVMELDPQLAPNTVNNFVSLARDGFYTGLTFHRVVPEFVIQGGDPDGTGRGGPGYRFADEPVKTEYVLGAVAMANAGPDTNGSQFFICIDDCQQKLAKSYNLFGHVTEGVDVAQAVQVGDKMNTVTITERARG, from the coding sequence ATGGCCCAGCCCCCCGAAATGCAGATCGACCTCGACACCGTCTACGAGGTCACCCTCGACACCGACCGCGGTCGCATCGTGATGGAGCTCGACCCGCAGCTCGCGCCCAACACCGTCAACAACTTCGTGAGCCTCGCCCGCGACGGCTTCTACACCGGTCTCACGTTCCACCGTGTGGTGCCCGAGTTCGTCATCCAAGGCGGCGACCCCGACGGCACGGGACGCGGCGGCCCTGGCTACCGCTTCGCCGACGAGCCCGTGAAGACCGAGTACGTGCTGGGCGCAGTGGCCATGGCGAACGCCGGGCCCGACACCAACGGCTCGCAGTTCTTCATCTGCATCGACGACTGCCAGCAGAAGCTCGCCAAGAGCTACAACCTGTTCGGCCACGTGACCGAAGGGGTCGACGTCGCCCAGGCGGTGCAGGTCGGCGACAAGATGAACACGGTCACCATCACCGAGCGAGCCCGCGGCTGA
- a CDS encoding oligopeptide/dipeptide ABC transporter ATP-binding protein, with protein MAGTGTAHLRDADDVLLRVEDLVVEFPAGRGRKVHAVTGISIDVREGETLGLVGESGCGKSTTGRAIMQLPAPKSGRVVFEGRDIAGAKGKVLRHVRTRMQMIFQDPISSLNPRRKVETIVREGLDIWKIGDNKSRDAKVAELLDVVGLDPDVTRGRRPFQFSGGQCQRISIARAVATEPKLIICDEPVSALDVSVQAQILNLLEDMKARYGLTMIFIAHDLAVVKNISDRVAVMYLGKLCEVGAPDTLYAAPAHPYTAALLGAIPVPDPEIRPEDRPTIGGEIPSPLQPPSGCRFRTRCDRAQDLCAEREPEVREVADEHYVACHFPLVGEQAVPVEINGAAASPTPA; from the coding sequence ATGGCCGGCACCGGAACCGCCCACCTGCGCGACGCGGACGACGTTCTGTTGCGCGTCGAGGATCTCGTCGTCGAATTCCCAGCCGGGCGCGGCCGCAAGGTCCACGCCGTCACGGGCATCAGCATCGACGTCCGCGAGGGCGAGACGCTGGGGCTCGTCGGCGAGTCCGGCTGCGGCAAGTCCACCACGGGCCGGGCCATCATGCAGCTGCCGGCACCCAAGAGCGGCCGGGTCGTGTTCGAGGGTCGTGACATCGCCGGCGCCAAGGGCAAGGTCCTGCGCCATGTCCGCACGCGGATGCAGATGATCTTCCAGGACCCGATCTCGTCGCTCAACCCGCGCCGCAAGGTCGAGACCATCGTCCGAGAAGGTCTCGACATCTGGAAGATCGGCGACAACAAGTCCCGTGACGCCAAGGTCGCCGAGCTCCTCGACGTGGTGGGCCTCGACCCCGACGTCACCCGTGGTCGGCGCCCGTTCCAGTTCTCCGGCGGGCAGTGCCAGCGCATCTCGATCGCCCGCGCGGTGGCCACCGAACCCAAGCTGATCATCTGCGACGAGCCGGTCTCCGCGCTCGATGTGTCGGTCCAGGCGCAGATCCTCAACCTGCTCGAGGACATGAAGGCCCGCTACGGGCTCACGATGATCTTCATCGCCCACGACCTCGCCGTGGTGAAGAACATCAGCGACCGGGTGGCCGTCATGTACCTCGGGAAGCTGTGCGAGGTCGGCGCGCCCGACACCTTGTACGCCGCGCCCGCGCACCCCTACACCGCGGCGCTGCTCGGCGCGATCCCGGTACCGGACCCGGAGATCCGACCGGAAGACCGGCCCACGATCGGCGGCGAGATCCCCTCCCCGTTGCAGCCACCGTCCGGTTGCCGGTTCCGCACCCGGTGCGACCGGGCCCAGGACCTCTGCGCCGAACGGGAACCGGAGGTCCGCGAGGTGGCCGACGAGCATTACGTGGCCTGCCACTTCCCGCTCGTCGGCGAGCAGGCGGTGCCGGTGGAGATCAACGGCGCGGCGGCCAGCCCCACTCCGGCCTGA
- a CDS encoding ABC transporter ATP-binding protein: MSPAETADIVEPSADTDQSEGPLLLVEDLHTTFRVPAGTVRAVDGVSLRLERGRTLGIVGESGSGKSVLSRSIMGLTPANAVRSGSVKFDGVELLGKPEDELRDYWGTQISMVFQDPMTALNPVMRVGNQITEPLRVHLGMSRADATATAIRLIESVGIPEPTRRLRQYPHEMSGGMRQRIMIAIALACGPRLLLADEPTTALDVTVQAQILDLLQAQQQDRFMAMVLVTHDLGVVAGRADEIAVMYAGRVVERAATTSLFRHTRHPYTEALLRSIPRLENPSHTRLAAITGRPPNLLDPPPGCKFAARCPYVRDRCRAQEPPLLDDGNGHEYRCWFPVDLDARDVAGVAIGETVTDTIQIATTVEAQEQAAAEIGATTPDANGGPPDAQGREPDGADEPGPTAEPAEPTEPAGVARSEGEEPTRAEAPGEAAAGTPTAGVMADAAAPADGGADPTARHLPRVRIRRRATPLRVRQPTEHEDGD; this comes from the coding sequence GTGAGCCCCGCCGAGACGGCCGACATCGTCGAGCCGAGCGCCGACACCGACCAGTCCGAGGGTCCCCTGCTGCTGGTCGAGGACCTCCACACCACCTTCCGGGTGCCCGCCGGCACGGTGCGCGCCGTCGACGGCGTGTCGCTGCGACTCGAGCGCGGCCGCACTCTCGGCATCGTGGGCGAGTCCGGCTCGGGCAAGTCCGTGCTCAGCCGTTCGATCATGGGTCTCACCCCCGCCAACGCGGTGCGCAGCGGCAGCGTGAAGTTCGACGGCGTGGAGCTCCTCGGCAAACCCGAGGACGAGCTCCGCGATTACTGGGGCACGCAGATCTCGATGGTCTTCCAGGACCCCATGACCGCGCTCAACCCGGTCATGCGCGTCGGGAACCAGATCACCGAGCCGCTGCGGGTCCACCTCGGGATGAGCCGGGCCGACGCCACTGCGACGGCGATCCGCCTGATCGAGTCGGTCGGCATCCCCGAGCCCACCCGGCGGCTGCGCCAATACCCCCACGAGATGTCGGGTGGCATGCGCCAGCGGATCATGATCGCCATCGCGCTGGCCTGCGGCCCCCGCCTGTTGCTGGCCGACGAGCCCACCACCGCGCTCGACGTCACCGTGCAGGCGCAGATCCTCGATCTCCTGCAGGCACAACAGCAGGACCGCTTCATGGCGATGGTCCTGGTCACCCACGACCTCGGCGTGGTCGCCGGGCGGGCCGACGAGATCGCCGTGATGTACGCCGGGCGAGTGGTCGAACGAGCAGCGACCACCAGCCTGTTCCGCCACACCCGGCACCCGTACACCGAAGCGTTGCTGCGGTCGATTCCCCGGCTCGAGAACCCCAGCCACACCCGCCTCGCCGCCATCACGGGTCGGCCGCCGAACCTGCTCGACCCCCCACCAGGCTGCAAGTTCGCAGCCCGATGCCCGTATGTCCGCGACCGGTGCCGGGCTCAGGAACCACCCCTGCTCGACGACGGCAACGGCCACGAGTACCGCTGCTGGTTCCCCGTCGACCTCGACGCCCGCGACGTCGCCGGCGTGGCGATCGGCGAGACCGTCACCGACACCATCCAGATCGCCACGACCGTCGAAGCGCAAGAGCAGGCCGCCGCCGAGATCGGGGCCACCACCCCCGATGCCAACGGCGGACCACCGGACGCGCAGGGCCGCGAACCCGACGGGGCGGACGAGCCCGGGCCCACCGCCGAGCCCGCGGAGCCGACCGAGCCCGCCGGCGTGGCGCGGAGCGAAGGCGAGGAACCAACGCGGGCCGAGGCACCCGGCGAGGCTGCTGCGGGCACGCCAACCGCGGGCGTCATGGCCGACGCGGCGGCACCGGCCGACGGTGGCGCAGACCCGACCGCGAGACACTTGCCGCGCGTGCGGATCCGGCGGCGAGCCACGCCGCTGCGCGTGCGCCAACCAACGGAACACGAGGACGGCGACTGA
- a CDS encoding ABC transporter permease, whose protein sequence is MSDLRTDAGTDPAVLLAAPAPEIRALDRKKFSWGFWLAAGWLVLIVGLALLAPVLPMPALSDTSLAVKNLGPFRDLGHLLGGDASGGDLLSQVIWGARTSLAISVVAVVAGTLIGGLMGLVAGYFRGTTDTVLTGIADAVLAFPALVLALALATFLRGGQSGGSGGNGLPQQVVLMLALGIVSIPILARITRASALTWSEREFVLAAKAQGATNMRILFREVLPNVWPSMASIALLGVAVAIIAEGGLSIIGAGITPSTGITSWGAVIAGGQTTFRDNPYTVFMPSAAMFLTVFALNFMGDAIQEHFEVRESAL, encoded by the coding sequence ATGTCCGACCTGCGCACTGACGCCGGCACCGACCCCGCGGTCCTGCTCGCCGCGCCCGCGCCCGAGATCCGCGCACTGGACCGCAAGAAGTTCTCATGGGGCTTCTGGCTGGCCGCCGGTTGGCTCGTCCTGATCGTCGGGCTCGCGCTGCTGGCGCCGGTCCTGCCGATGCCGGCGCTCAGCGACACGAGCCTGGCGGTCAAGAACCTCGGCCCGTTCCGCGATCTCGGCCACCTCCTCGGCGGCGATGCGAGCGGCGGCGACCTGCTGTCACAGGTCATCTGGGGCGCCCGCACCTCGCTGGCGATCTCAGTCGTGGCCGTCGTCGCCGGCACCCTCATCGGCGGCCTGATGGGCCTGGTGGCCGGGTACTTCCGGGGTACCACTGACACGGTCCTCACCGGCATCGCCGACGCGGTCCTCGCGTTCCCGGCGCTGGTGCTCGCGCTGGCACTCGCCACGTTCCTGCGCGGGGGCCAGAGCGGCGGGTCCGGTGGCAACGGGCTGCCGCAGCAGGTCGTGCTGATGTTGGCCCTGGGCATCGTGTCGATCCCGATCCTGGCCCGCATCACCCGCGCGTCCGCGCTGACGTGGAGCGAGCGCGAGTTCGTGCTCGCCGCCAAAGCCCAAGGCGCCACCAACATGCGGATCCTGTTCCGGGAGGTGTTGCCCAACGTGTGGCCCTCCATGGCGTCGATCGCGCTGCTCGGCGTGGCCGTGGCGATCATCGCCGAGGGTGGGTTGAGCATCATCGGTGCCGGCATCACCCCTTCGACCGGCATCACGTCATGGGGGGCGGTGATCGCGGGCGGCCAGACCACCTTCCGCGACAACCCCTACACGGTGTTCATGCCGTCCGCCGCCATGTTCTTGACCGTGTTCGCGCTCAACTTCATGGGCGACGCGATCCAGGAGCACTTCGAAGTCCGGGAGAGCGCGCTGTGA
- a CDS encoding ABC transporter permease: MVVFYARKVITLIAVLILVTFFSFLLVSFLPGKPEKLLVPVQTTGENAHTIVAYQQEIRHDLHEDKPLLQRYGYWLKDFVHGDLGYYYLGIGNKRPVSESVSRAFPISLQLLVWSQLLALGIAIPLGVFAAHRAGKRADRITNGVLFAGLAIPNFALALVLVYFFGVKLKWTYVSDYHGIGQGIGPYVKSMIIPVISLAVAQIAVYQRLLRTDMIQTLREDFVLVAKAKGMSSKRVLWRHALRPSSLTLLTVAGLNVGTLIGGAIVIEVLFRLNGMGFLLGDAISRRQYVAVQSLVALIAAVYVVVIFIIDILYSVLDPRIRNVRPAH, from the coding sequence ATGGTCGTCTTCTACGCCAGGAAGGTCATCACACTCATCGCCGTACTCATCCTGGTCACGTTCTTCAGCTTCCTGCTGGTCTCGTTCCTGCCGGGCAAGCCGGAGAAGCTGCTGGTGCCGGTGCAGACCACCGGCGAGAACGCGCACACGATCGTGGCGTACCAACAGGAGATCCGCCACGACCTCCACGAGGACAAGCCGCTCCTGCAGCGCTACGGCTACTGGTTGAAGGACTTCGTCCACGGCGACCTCGGCTACTACTACCTCGGCATCGGCAACAAGCGGCCGGTGTCGGAGTCGGTCAGCAGGGCGTTCCCGATCTCGCTGCAGCTGCTCGTGTGGTCGCAGCTCCTCGCGCTCGGGATCGCCATACCGCTCGGTGTGTTCGCCGCGCACCGCGCGGGCAAGCGGGCTGACCGGATCACCAACGGCGTGCTGTTCGCGGGGTTGGCGATACCCAACTTCGCCCTCGCGCTCGTGCTCGTGTACTTCTTCGGCGTCAAGCTGAAATGGACCTACGTCAGCGACTACCACGGCATAGGCCAGGGCATCGGCCCCTACGTCAAGTCGATGATCATCCCGGTGATCTCGCTCGCGGTCGCGCAGATCGCGGTGTACCAGCGGCTGTTGCGGACCGACATGATCCAGACCCTGCGCGAGGACTTCGTGCTGGTGGCCAAAGCCAAGGGCATGTCGTCGAAACGGGTGCTGTGGCGCCACGCCCTGCGCCCCTCGAGCCTCACCTTGCTCACCGTCGCGGGGTTGAACGTCGGCACGCTGATCGGCGGCGCCATCGTGATCGAGGTGCTATTCCGTCTCAACGGCATGGGCTTCCTGCTCGGCGACGCGATCAGCCGGCGCCAGTACGTGGCGGTGCAGAGCCTCGTCGCGCTCATCGCGGCCGTCTACGTGGTCGTGATCTTCATCATCGACATCTTGTACAGCGTGCTCGACCCGAGGATTCGCAATGTCCGACCTGCGCACTGA
- a CDS encoding ABC transporter substrate-binding protein, whose translation MRSTANRVRRFGTFFTMVAVGLLFVASCGGKGGGSSSSSVDLFKQGKGAFLGVDIRPSPKTPGEPDAGLTPVRGGTVTYGLEAEDEGGYCLPEAQADISGEQIIRSVYDTLTAPGADGQYHPFLASKVTHSDDYKTWTITPRAGVKFSDGTPLTAQVIKDNLDAYRGALPARHPLLFIFTFKNIATTAVQGNDVVVTMHQPWVRFDAALFGQARVGIMGEKQLNADPSSCAKDLVGTGPFILQQWVPNDHYTMVRNPNYWLKDANGQQLPYLDKIIYKPIPDGPTRLSNLEAGSINAMHTSSGASIQKLRSDADAGKVNMITSVHDTEIGHFMFNTAKAPFNDLETRQAVSMAINREKANELVGDGVPPLGQSAFPPGQKGYHDTGYPKYDPAAAKALVAKLKQEGKPTSFQISATPDSETVRTAQLAQADLQKVGFKVTITTLEQAKLINNAISGDFQMVTWRNYGGTNPDNQYVWWYGNGNPVNFARYNDPVINCLLDVGRSAMDVTGCLKPGSDAVKADPKIANIDPKDENAVYGAINDRFATQAYYVWGAYSPWTIATATNVHGILGPPLPDGTKPWYGLLNGDSPAGLWVSK comes from the coding sequence ATGAGAAGCACCGCCAACCGCGTCCGTCGCTTCGGCACGTTCTTCACGATGGTCGCTGTGGGCCTGCTCTTCGTCGCCTCGTGCGGCGGCAAGGGCGGCGGCAGCAGCAGCTCGAGCGTCGACCTCTTCAAGCAGGGCAAGGGGGCGTTCCTCGGTGTCGACATCCGCCCCTCCCCTAAGACGCCGGGCGAACCCGACGCCGGGCTCACGCCGGTTCGCGGCGGCACCGTCACGTACGGCCTCGAGGCCGAGGACGAGGGTGGCTACTGCCTGCCCGAAGCCCAGGCCGACATCTCCGGTGAGCAGATCATCCGCAGCGTGTACGACACGCTCACAGCGCCGGGCGCCGACGGCCAGTACCACCCGTTCCTGGCCTCCAAGGTCACCCATTCCGACGACTACAAGACGTGGACCATCACGCCGCGCGCCGGTGTGAAGTTCAGCGACGGCACGCCGCTCACCGCGCAGGTCATCAAGGACAACCTCGACGCGTACCGCGGCGCGCTGCCCGCCCGCCACCCGCTGCTGTTCATCTTCACGTTCAAGAACATCGCCACCACCGCCGTGCAGGGCAACGACGTCGTGGTCACCATGCACCAGCCGTGGGTCCGCTTCGACGCCGCCCTCTTCGGCCAGGCCCGCGTGGGGATCATGGGCGAGAAGCAGCTCAACGCCGACCCCAGCTCGTGCGCCAAGGACCTGGTGGGCACCGGCCCGTTCATCTTGCAGCAGTGGGTGCCGAACGACCACTACACGATGGTCCGCAACCCGAACTACTGGCTCAAGGACGCCAACGGCCAGCAGCTCCCCTACCTCGACAAGATCATCTACAAGCCGATCCCCGATGGCCCGACCCGCCTCAGCAACCTCGAGGCCGGCTCGATCAACGCCATGCACACCTCCAGCGGTGCGTCGATCCAGAAGCTCCGGTCGGACGCCGACGCCGGCAAGGTCAACATGATCACGAGCGTGCACGACACCGAGATCGGCCATTTCATGTTCAACACCGCGAAGGCGCCGTTCAACGACCTCGAGACGCGCCAAGCCGTGTCCATGGCCATCAACCGTGAGAAGGCCAACGAGCTCGTCGGCGACGGTGTGCCGCCGCTCGGCCAGAGCGCCTTCCCGCCCGGGCAGAAGGGCTACCACGACACCGGCTACCCGAAGTACGACCCCGCGGCCGCCAAGGCGCTGGTCGCCAAGCTGAAGCAGGAAGGCAAGCCGACCAGCTTCCAGATCAGCGCCACGCCCGACTCCGAGACCGTGCGCACCGCCCAGCTCGCCCAGGCCGACCTCCAAAAGGTCGGTTTCAAGGTGACGATCACCACGCTGGAGCAGGCGAAGCTGATCAACAACGCCATCTCCGGTGACTTCCAGATGGTCACGTGGCGCAACTACGGCGGCACCAACCCCGACAACCAGTACGTCTGGTGGTACGGCAACGGCAACCCCGTGAACTTCGCCCGCTACAACGACCCGGTCATCAACTGCCTGCTCGACGTCGGCCGCTCGGCCATGGACGTCACGGGCTGCTTGAAGCCGGGGAGTGACGCGGTGAAGGCAGACCCGAAGATCGCCAACATCGATCCGAAGGACGAGAACGCCGTGTACGGCGCCATCAACGACCGGTTCGCCACCCAGGCGTACTACGTGTGGGGCGCTTACTCACCGTGGACCATCGCCACGGCCACCAACGTGCACGGCATCCTCGGGCCTCCGCTGCCCGACGGCACCAAGCCGTGGTACGGCCTGTTGAACGGCGACTCTCCGGCCGGTTTGTGGGTGTCCAAGTGA
- the arsC gene encoding arsenate reductase (glutaredoxin) (This arsenate reductase requires both glutathione and glutaredoxin to convert arsenate to arsenite, after which the efflux transporter formed by ArsA and ArsB can extrude the arsenite from the cell, providing resistance.), with translation MTDACTVWFNPRCSKCRQTRDLLAERDAPAEYREYLADAPTRAELTTLMRQLGIDDPRAMMRTGEAVYAEQGLDAVSGSALLDAIVEHPILLERPIVVLGDRAVIARPPERVQELLG, from the coding sequence ATGACTGACGCCTGCACCGTGTGGTTCAACCCGCGCTGCTCCAAGTGCCGCCAGACCCGCGACCTGCTCGCCGAGCGCGACGCGCCGGCCGAATACCGGGAATACCTGGCCGACGCGCCCACGCGCGCGGAGCTCACGACGTTGATGCGCCAACTCGGCATCGACGATCCGCGGGCGATGATGCGCACCGGCGAGGCCGTGTATGCGGAGCAAGGCCTCGACGCGGTGTCGGGATCCGCGCTGCTCGACGCGATCGTCGAGCACCCGATCCTGCTGGAGCGGCCCATCGTGGTGCTCGGTGATCGGGCCGTGATCGCCCGCCCGCCCGAGCGGGTCCAAGAGCTGCTCGGCTGA